The following proteins are co-located in the Longimicrobiales bacterium genome:
- a CDS encoding DegT/DnrJ/EryC1/StrS family aminotransferase, giving the protein MHEELRSYLKQRFAADDVLLYSSGTHALTVAIDATLPVGSPRIVALPGFACFDLATAAIGAGATVLLYDVDPATLGPDWDSFDSALAAGASAAVVAPLFGLPIDWERAEAIAQRHGVALIEDAAQAAGGAWKGRPIGSLGEMSVLSFGRGKGWTGSGGGALLLRGSRGARAGMKQQMMDASARDSLRAFVKACAQMLLSHPLVYGVPASMPFLHLGETRYKEPASVRGMSRFSAALALETAECSRVERGRRAQWAAKYAAQLADVASIQTFDAALDASSTGGWVRYPLLTTRAIRTHLLTELGRDGLAASYPIPLRSLPEMQPHLAWTSVETPGSDMLADGLLTLPTHAHAPTDIGSLLEGHFVAKN; this is encoded by the coding sequence GTGCACGAGGAGCTGCGTTCATATCTGAAGCAGCGATTCGCCGCGGACGACGTGCTGCTCTACAGCAGCGGAACACATGCTCTGACCGTAGCGATCGATGCGACGCTTCCCGTGGGCTCACCACGCATCGTCGCGCTGCCGGGTTTCGCGTGCTTCGACCTGGCGACTGCAGCGATCGGTGCGGGTGCAACGGTACTCCTGTACGATGTCGATCCGGCGACGCTCGGCCCTGACTGGGACTCGTTCGACTCAGCACTCGCGGCGGGAGCGTCCGCTGCGGTCGTTGCACCGCTCTTCGGCCTGCCGATCGACTGGGAACGCGCCGAGGCGATTGCGCAGCGCCACGGCGTCGCATTGATCGAGGATGCCGCTCAGGCAGCGGGTGGTGCGTGGAAAGGCCGGCCGATCGGCAGCCTGGGCGAGATGAGCGTGTTGAGCTTCGGGCGTGGAAAGGGATGGACCGGATCGGGTGGCGGGGCCTTGCTGCTGCGAGGGTCCAGAGGTGCGCGAGCTGGAATGAAGCAGCAGATGATGGATGCTTCGGCGCGCGACAGCCTCCGCGCCTTCGTGAAGGCATGCGCGCAGATGCTGTTGTCGCATCCGCTGGTCTACGGGGTGCCCGCATCGATGCCGTTCCTGCACTTGGGCGAGACGCGCTACAAGGAACCGGCTTCGGTGCGCGGGATGAGTCGCTTCTCGGCAGCCCTCGCTCTCGAGACCGCTGAGTGCTCGCGAGTCGAGCGCGGTCGTCGCGCACAGTGGGCAGCGAAGTACGCGGCTCAGTTGGCGGATGTGGCGAGTATTCAGACTTTCGATGCCGCCCTTGATGCCAGCTCCACGGGCGGCTGGGTGCGTTACCCGCTGCTCACGACCCGCGCCATACGGACGCATCTCCTGACCGAGCTCGGTCGTGACGGTCTGGCCGCGTCCTACCCGATCCCGCTGCGCTCCCTTCCGGAGATGCAACCACATCTCGCGTGGACCTCGGTAGAAACACCCGGCTCAGATATGCTGGCTGATGGATTGCTCACACTGCCGACGCACGCTCATGCGCCTACCGATATCGGATCGCTGCTAGAGGGGCATTTTGTCGCCAAAAATTAG
- a CDS encoding FemAB family XrtA/PEP-CTERM system-associated protein, producing MNQTTMSPAGPAGVAEYAVEPLRDGAEWDAFVRTADGGTFAHLSGWQSVFETHMRHPATYLAARAADGTLSGILPLVEFRSRLFGSRIISVPYLNDGGPLGEPDAVRLLIDAALGLAHRRSAALELRCRHAPVGHRAEPRKVTVLLDLPTDSEALWNALPSKLRSQVRRPQKAGMTARFGPAELPAFYDVWSRNMRDLGTPVLPRRFFAAAAATFPDEFLVGCVYRGDVPVAAGAGFLFRGEFEITWASSLREHNRDAPNMLLYWSFMEHVIERGAEVFNFGRCTPGEGTHRFKLQWGGESVPLHWVVAPEEASSDAGPGRITRLGSSAWQRLPVRVANAIGPIVARQLPWW from the coding sequence ATGAATCAGACGACGATGTCACCCGCCGGGCCCGCGGGCGTGGCGGAATACGCAGTGGAGCCGCTGCGCGATGGCGCCGAATGGGACGCATTCGTGCGCACCGCCGATGGCGGGACGTTCGCCCATCTCTCGGGCTGGCAGTCGGTCTTCGAGACCCACATGCGCCATCCCGCCACCTACCTCGCCGCGCGCGCGGCGGACGGCACACTGTCCGGCATCCTGCCCCTCGTCGAGTTTCGGAGCCGGCTGTTCGGCAGCCGGATCATCTCGGTCCCGTACCTGAACGACGGTGGCCCGCTCGGCGAGCCGGACGCCGTGCGTCTGCTCATCGACGCCGCACTAGGCCTCGCTCACCGTCGATCGGCTGCCCTCGAGCTGCGCTGCCGGCACGCGCCCGTCGGGCACCGCGCCGAACCTCGTAAGGTGACGGTGCTGCTGGATCTGCCGACGGATTCGGAAGCGCTCTGGAATGCCCTGCCCTCGAAGCTGCGCAGCCAGGTGCGCCGGCCGCAGAAGGCGGGCATGACCGCGCGCTTCGGGCCCGCCGAGCTGCCCGCCTTCTACGACGTCTGGTCCCGCAACATGCGCGACCTCGGCACGCCGGTGCTGCCGCGGCGCTTCTTCGCGGCTGCAGCCGCGACGTTTCCGGACGAGTTCCTGGTCGGATGCGTGTACCGGGGCGACGTCCCGGTCGCGGCCGGCGCGGGCTTCCTGTTCCGCGGCGAGTTCGAGATCACCTGGGCGTCATCGCTGCGCGAGCACAACCGCGACGCGCCGAACATGCTGCTGTACTGGTCGTTCATGGAGCACGTGATCGAGCGCGGTGCGGAGGTGTTCAACTTCGGGCGCTGCACTCCCGGCGAGGGCACGCACCGGTTCAAGCTGCAGTGGGGGGGTGAGTCCGTGCCGCTGCACTGGGTGGTCGCGCCGGAGGAAGCATCCAGTGACGCCGGGCCCGGCCGCATCACGCGACTCGGGTCTTCAGCATGGCAGCGCCTGCCGGTGCGGGTCGCCAATGCGATCGGACCGATCGTCGCGAGACAGCTTCCATGGTGGTGA